The following proteins are co-located in the Oryzias melastigma strain HK-1 linkage group LG8, ASM292280v2, whole genome shotgun sequence genome:
- the LOC112145943 gene encoding serine/threonine-protein kinase LMTK1 isoform X5, translated as MRIRGVQLLKSSDLGRHSLLYLKEIGHGWFGRVLLGEVSAGLNSTQVVVKELKASSSVQDQMQFLEENQPYQTLQHPALLQCLSQCLEVTPYLLVMEFCPLGDLKTYLRSCQAADSETPDTLILQRMACDIASGLLHLHKNNFIHSDLALRNCLLTSEMSVKIGDYGLSHSRFKDDYYITQDQIWVPLRWIAPELIDEVHGNLLVVDQTKSSNIWSLGVTLWELFELGNQPFRQYSDRQVLTYAVKEQQLKLPKPQLELPLSDRWYEVLQFCWLQPELRPSSEEVHLLVTYLCAKGSSEAEEDFELRWNALKPNLLCSPSHTAASTTPVLTPKSASAGVPIAEQTQAVELASSASSSFPLLEGFSDSFPSDTGDDLLTVTETSHGLNFEYKWEQARSEQPYCSSYTSGPLGQGNPHYQDIYYSSGGRPSEGCGTESISPPYYKAEHTAVVPVLSAHSPSVSSEYYIRIEEPMQCNMKLDNSPGPETINCRLSTRNSSMPQSYWSTAENTESNAYDSDLSPAVQPKRLTSTSPISLSQSDTCLSPSCSETFHSKRIVNKTRCQSCLDVPYDSNFDQSESRLENPRSLSQAVSSPSLGFCDPYLERSSGCCSINETSVDMTLRKTLPVVPRIDVETGDGLLLGRRRSGETEDDLFSEAEATNWISNHSANNNSLSFDSRQSGSGYDSYLNFQSNSTELWSLTKATTKTFHNSKPFAPTENRGDSCKAAGIGSYIHLCHKEEEATRVERCLNVDLLQSENSRSPEQLEGEYKTQSLLNRERMYSEMRPEESFLKSLMKHPSDKAEVLSNRRGNLWEVVPAGLSVGESDSSRAFGVRNSSSCMVELGDCSEDDLADITSGIFADFNLDYAEMEEEEELTPKKNPERSPDSVDTINPLSSMGSSYDQTFSPDPFGNPIFPKSLDSGYDTENNESPEFIFKELGGEMSPILGGDPAVLQQVGSGQYVCTSISTSQMHVKGMAGKNPCRDSAYFSDYDAECEKSPHEEGIPRKHSSPAESFSGELPAEKHVSGKNVTNLRDVKSCVVVNLSEADCPSPYSFPAPGLSMLSPFPPQMGGCLTKESAPADDDLGLESEHSGDEPASELSSCVGSDNSSSAQNSSANPDEENCSADQSSGCTTNDCKKNPRETGEGSTEEEELSDYNHASDEADDTRECARINEEDFEDIDAEECDSLYEETNGPHDLSTSSSLLELCGEDVRAPLEVGEDEEDSDDSESDEELRTYNIQDEDSEESEEDFSTVPVVVSDCSRARHLRSLLKMPTLLTQSFCDELERKKKAVSFFDDVTVYLFDQESPTGELADFSLSSDAEEGQQESSESELDPELCESFCVSKEINSDDGGSCTWENEESFESSPSSPPSDPEPDPAASSIASSPEAPKPAAVTLNRFMGSRFSITHVFDQHASSAAGNSQDEMKN; from the exons ATGAGGATCCGTGGAG TCCAGCTGCTGAAATCATCAGACCTCGGTCGTCACAGTCTGCTGTATCTAAAGGAGATTGGACACGGATGGTTTGGAAGg GTTCTGCTGGGTGAAGTCAGTGCGGGCCTCAACAGCACCCAGGTGGTGGTGAAAGAGTTGAAGGCCAGCTCCAGCGTCCAAGACCAAATGCAATTTCTTGAGGAGAACCAGCCATACCA AACGCTCCAGCATCCTGCCCTCCTCCAATGCCTCTCCCAGTGTTTGGAAGTCACTCCTTATCTGCTGGTCATGGAGTTTTGCCCTCTG GGTGATCTGAAAACGTACCTCCGCAGCTGCCAGGCTGCCGATTCTGAAACTCCCGACACTTTGATCCTTCAGAGGATGGCGTGTGACATTGCTTCAGGGCTTCTGCATCTCCACAAGAACAACTTTATCCACAG tGACCTGGCCCTGCGAAACTGTCTGCTCACCTCAGAAATGTCCGTGAAGATCGGAGACTACGGACTTTCCCACAGCCGATTCAAG GATGACTATTACATAACACAAGACCAAATATGGGTGCCGCTGCGCTGGATCGCACCAGAGCTCATCGATGAGGTCCATGGAAACCTGCTGGTCGTGGATCAAACCAAAAGTAGTAATATATG GTCATTAGGGGTGACTTTGTGGGAGCTGTTTGAGCTCGGAAACCAGCCGTTCAGACAGTATTCTGACAGACAGGTGTTGACTTACGCTGTGAAAGAGCAGCAGCTTAAACTACCCAAACCTCAGCTTGAGCTCCCTCTATCTGACCGCTG gtACGAGGTTCTGCAGTTCTGCTGGCTGCAGCCGGAGCTCAGGCCCAGCAGCGAGGAGGTGCATCTCCTGGTGACGTACTTGTGTGCCAAAGGCTCCAGCGAAGCCGAGGAAGACTTTGAGCTACGCTGGAATGCTCTGAAACCCAACTTGCTgtgcagcccctcccacacagCTGCGTCCACAACCCCAGTGCTCACCCCCAAATCTGCATCTGCTGGGGTTCCCATCGCAGAGCAAACCCAAGCAGTGGAGCTGGCCTCCTCTGCCTCGTCCTCCTTCCCCCTCCTGGAGGGCTTCTCCGACAGCTTTCCATCCGACACCGGGGACGATCTGCTGACGGTCACAGAAACAAGCCATGGTCTAAACTTTGAGTACAAGTGGGAGCAGGCCCGCAGCGAACAGCCCTACTGCTCCTCATACACCAGCGGCCCACTGGGCCAGGGGAACCCGCACTACCAGGATATTTACTATTCAAGCGGGGGGCGCCCCTCAGAGGGCTGCGGGACTGAAAGCATTTCCCCTCCGTACTATAAAGCCGAACACACGGCTGTGGTTCCAGTGTTGAGTGCTCACAGCCCCTCAGTCAGCAGCGAGTACTACATTCGCATAGAGGAGCCCATGCAGTGCAACATGAAGCTAGACAACAGCCCCGGACCCGAAACCATCAACTGCAGGTTATCCACCAGGAATTCATCCATGCCACAATCGTATTGGTCCActgctgaaaacacagaatCGAATGCTTATGATTCTGATTTAAGCCCCGCCGTGCAGCCTAAACGTCTAACCAGCACCAGTCCTATAAGCTTAAGCCAGTCTGATACTTGTCTCTCTCCCAGCTGCAGTGAAACTTTCCACTCTAAACGCATAGTGAACAAAACACGCTGCCAGTCCTGTCTGGACGTACCGTACGactcaaactttgaccaatcagagagtcGATTGGAAAATCCTCGAAGTCTATCACAAGCAGTTAGCAGCCCCAGCTTAGGTTTCTGTGATCCCTACCTTGAACGGAGCTCGGGTTGTTGCTCGATTAACGAAACAAGCGTTGATATGACTCTCAGAAAGACCCTGCCTGTCGTTCCCCGCATTGATGTGGAAACGGGAGACGGGCTGCTGTTGGGTCGTCGGCGAAGCGGAGAGACGGAGGACGACTTATTCTCTGAAGCAGAGGCCACTAACTGGATCTCAAACCACTCCGCCAACAACAACAGCCTGAGCTTCGACAGCCGGCAGAGTGGCAGTGGATACGACAGCTACCTGAACTTTCAATCGAACTCAACAGAACTCTGGTCTCTAACCAAGGCCACCACAAAAACCTTCCACAACTCCAAGCCGTTTGCTCCAACGGAGAACAGAGGGGACTCTTGTAAAGCTGCTGGAATCGGCTCATATATTCACTTGTGCCACAAAGAAGAGGAAGCTACTCGAGTGGAAAGGTGTTTAAATGTAGATCTCTTGCAAAGTGAGAATTCCAGGAGTCCAGAGCAACTGGAGGGGGAATATAAAACACAATCACTGCTTAATCGAGAGAGGATGTACTCTGAGATGAGACCTGAGGAAAGCTTTCTGAAGTCGTTGATGAAACATCCCAGTGATAAAGCGGAGGTTTTGTCAAACAGGAGGGGGAACCTTTGGGAGGTGGTTCCAGCTGGGCTATCTGTGGGTGAATCTGACAGTAGCAGAGCGTTCGGGGTCAGAAACTCCAGCAGCTGCATGGTCGAGCTTGGGGATTGCAGTGAAGACGACCTCGCCGACATTACATCAGGGATCTTTGCCGACTTTAACCTCGACTATGctgagatggaggaggaggaggagctgacgCCGAAGAAGAATCCGGAGAGAAGTCCTGATTCGGTGGACACCATTAACCCTCTGTCATCCATGGGAAGCTCTTACGACCAGACGTTCAGCCCCGATCCGTTTGGCAACCCCATTTTCCCCAAATCTCTGGACAGCGGCTACGACACCGAGAACAACGAATCGCCAGAGTTTATCTTTAAAGAGCTCGGTGGTGAGATGAGCCCCATCCTGGGTGGAGACCCTGCAGTCCTGCAGCAGGTGGGTTCAGGACAATATGTCTGCACATCTATAAGCACCTCACAGATGCATGTGAAAGGCATGGCTGGCAAAAACCCATGCAGGGACTCAgcttatttttctgattatgatGCGGAGTGTGAGAAGAGTCCTCACGAGGAAGGCATTCCAAGAAAGCATTCCAGTCCTGCTGAAAGCTTTTCAGGAGAGCTTCCTGCTGAAAAGCACGTCAGtggcaaaaatgtaacaaatctGAGGGACGTCAAAAGTTGTGTTGTGGTGAATCTCTCAGAGGCTGACTGTCCTTCACCCTACTCTTTTCCCGCCCCTGGGTTGTCCATGCTGTCACCATTTCCTCCACAGATGGGCGGGTGTCTGACCAAAGAGTCTGCGCCTGCAGATGATGATCTGGGCTTGGAGAGCGAGCATTCAGGGGACGAGCCAGCCTCAGAGCTCAGTTCCTGCGTCGGCTCAGACAATTCTTCGTCTGCCCAGAACTCCTCAGCAAATCCCGATGAAGAGAACTGCTCCGCTGACCAGTCATCTGGGTGCACAACAAACGATTGCAAAAAGAATCCCCGTGAAACCGGTGAGGGatccacagaggaggaggagctgtccGATTACAATCATGCCAGCGACGAGGCTGACGACACAAGGGAGTGTGCGAGAATAAACGAGGAGGACTTTGAGGACATAGATGCAGAGGAATGCGACAGCCTGTACGAAGAGACCAACGGCCCCCACGACCTCTCCACGTCCTCGTCCTTATTGGAGCTTTGCGGAGAAGACGTGAGAGCTCCTCTGGAGGTGGGGGAAGATGAAGAAGACAGCGACGACAGCGAGTCTGACGAAGAGCTGAGAACGTACAATATCCAAGATGAAGACAGCGAGGAGAGCGAGGAGGATTTCAGCACAGTGCCGGTGGTGGTAAGTGACTGCAGCCGGGCGAGACACCTCCGCAGCCTCCTGAAGATGCCCACGCTGCTGACGCAATCCTTCTGCGACGAGctggagaggaagaagaaagcCGTGTCCTTTTTTGATGATGTGACCGTGTATCTTTTTGACCAG GAGAGTCCCACTGGAGAGCTGGCTGACTTTTCCCTTTCCTCAGACGCAGAGGAAGGTCAACAGGAATCCTCGGAGTCGGAGCTCGATCCAGAGCTCTGCGAATCTTTCTGTGtttctaaagaaataaattcTGATGACG GTGGGAGTTGTACATGGGAAAATGAAGAGAGCTTTGAGAGCAGTCCATCTTCACCCCCTAGCGACCCTGAGCCCGACCCCGCAGCCTCATCGATCGCCAGCAGCCCCGAGGCTCCTAAACCCGCTGCAGTGACACTTAACCGCTTCATGGGGTCTCGATTCTCCATCACTCACGTGTTCGACCAGCACGCGAGCTCGGCAGCAG GAAACAGTCAGGACGAGATGAAAAACTGA
- the LOC112145943 gene encoding serine/threonine-protein kinase LMTK1 isoform X2 — translation MVFALHVAVMSSAFFNPSFAFSSHFDTDGASLSELSWPSSVAVVAVSFSGLFTFVFLMLACLCCKKGDIGFKEFENTERDGYQADRSALASPSSQNGPEVYILPLTEVSLPVSKQPGRSIQLLKSSDLGRHSLLYLKEIGHGWFGRVLLGEVSAGLNSTQVVVKELKASSSVQDQMQFLEENQPYQTLQHPALLQCLSQCLEVTPYLLVMEFCPLGDLKTYLRSCQAADSETPDTLILQRMACDIASGLLHLHKNNFIHSDLALRNCLLTSEMSVKIGDYGLSHSRFKDDYYITQDQIWVPLRWIAPELIDEVHGNLLVVDQTKSSNIWSLGVTLWELFELGNQPFRQYSDRQVLTYAVKEQQLKLPKPQLELPLSDRWYEVLQFCWLQPELRPSSEEVHLLVTYLCAKGSSEAEEDFELRWNALKPNLLCSPSHTAASTTPVLTPKSASAGVPIAEQTQAVELASSASSSFPLLEGFSDSFPSDTGDDLLTVTETSHGLNFEYKWEQARSEQPYCSSYTSGPLGQGNPHYQDIYYSSGGRPSEGCGTESISPPYYKAEHTAVVPVLSAHSPSVSSEYYIRIEEPMQCNMKLDNSPGPETINCRLSTRNSSMPQSYWSTAENTESNAYDSDLSPAVQPKRLTSTSPISLSQSDTCLSPSCSETFHSKRIVNKTRCQSCLDVPYDSNFDQSESRLENPRSLSQAVSSPSLGFCDPYLERSSGCCSINETSVDMTLRKTLPVVPRIDVETGDGLLLGRRRSGETEDDLFSEAEATNWISNHSANNNSLSFDSRQSGSGYDSYLNFQSNSTELWSLTKATTKTFHNSKPFAPTENRGDSCKAAGIGSYIHLCHKEEEATRVERCLNVDLLQSENSRSPEQLEGEYKTQSLLNRERMYSEMRPEESFLKSLMKHPSDKAEVLSNRRGNLWEVVPAGLSVGESDSSRAFGVRNSSSCMVELGDCSEDDLADITSGIFADFNLDYAEMEEEEELTPKKNPERSPDSVDTINPLSSMGSSYDQTFSPDPFGNPIFPKSLDSGYDTENNESPEFIFKELGGEMSPILGGDPAVLQQVGSGQYVCTSISTSQMHVKGMAGKNPCRDSAYFSDYDAECEKSPHEEGIPRKHSSPAESFSGELPAEKHVSGKNVTNLRDVKSCVVVNLSEADCPSPYSFPAPGLSMLSPFPPQMGGCLTKESAPADDDLGLESEHSGDEPASELSSCVGSDNSSSAQNSSANPDEENCSADQSSGCTTNDCKKNPRETGEGSTEEEELSDYNHASDEADDTRECARINEEDFEDIDAEECDSLYEETNGPHDLSTSSSLLELCGEDVRAPLEVGEDEEDSDDSESDEELRTYNIQDEDSEESEEDFSTVPVVVSDCSRARHLRSLLKMPTLLTQSFCDELERKKKAVSFFDDVTVYLFDQESPTGELADFSLSSDAEEGQQESSESELDPELCESFCVSKEINSDDGGSCTWENEESFESSPSSPPSDPEPDPAASSIASSPEAPKPAAVTLNRFMGSRFSITHVFDQHASSAAGNSQDEMKN, via the exons TCCAGCTGCTGAAATCATCAGACCTCGGTCGTCACAGTCTGCTGTATCTAAAGGAGATTGGACACGGATGGTTTGGAAGg GTTCTGCTGGGTGAAGTCAGTGCGGGCCTCAACAGCACCCAGGTGGTGGTGAAAGAGTTGAAGGCCAGCTCCAGCGTCCAAGACCAAATGCAATTTCTTGAGGAGAACCAGCCATACCA AACGCTCCAGCATCCTGCCCTCCTCCAATGCCTCTCCCAGTGTTTGGAAGTCACTCCTTATCTGCTGGTCATGGAGTTTTGCCCTCTG GGTGATCTGAAAACGTACCTCCGCAGCTGCCAGGCTGCCGATTCTGAAACTCCCGACACTTTGATCCTTCAGAGGATGGCGTGTGACATTGCTTCAGGGCTTCTGCATCTCCACAAGAACAACTTTATCCACAG tGACCTGGCCCTGCGAAACTGTCTGCTCACCTCAGAAATGTCCGTGAAGATCGGAGACTACGGACTTTCCCACAGCCGATTCAAG GATGACTATTACATAACACAAGACCAAATATGGGTGCCGCTGCGCTGGATCGCACCAGAGCTCATCGATGAGGTCCATGGAAACCTGCTGGTCGTGGATCAAACCAAAAGTAGTAATATATG GTCATTAGGGGTGACTTTGTGGGAGCTGTTTGAGCTCGGAAACCAGCCGTTCAGACAGTATTCTGACAGACAGGTGTTGACTTACGCTGTGAAAGAGCAGCAGCTTAAACTACCCAAACCTCAGCTTGAGCTCCCTCTATCTGACCGCTG gtACGAGGTTCTGCAGTTCTGCTGGCTGCAGCCGGAGCTCAGGCCCAGCAGCGAGGAGGTGCATCTCCTGGTGACGTACTTGTGTGCCAAAGGCTCCAGCGAAGCCGAGGAAGACTTTGAGCTACGCTGGAATGCTCTGAAACCCAACTTGCTgtgcagcccctcccacacagCTGCGTCCACAACCCCAGTGCTCACCCCCAAATCTGCATCTGCTGGGGTTCCCATCGCAGAGCAAACCCAAGCAGTGGAGCTGGCCTCCTCTGCCTCGTCCTCCTTCCCCCTCCTGGAGGGCTTCTCCGACAGCTTTCCATCCGACACCGGGGACGATCTGCTGACGGTCACAGAAACAAGCCATGGTCTAAACTTTGAGTACAAGTGGGAGCAGGCCCGCAGCGAACAGCCCTACTGCTCCTCATACACCAGCGGCCCACTGGGCCAGGGGAACCCGCACTACCAGGATATTTACTATTCAAGCGGGGGGCGCCCCTCAGAGGGCTGCGGGACTGAAAGCATTTCCCCTCCGTACTATAAAGCCGAACACACGGCTGTGGTTCCAGTGTTGAGTGCTCACAGCCCCTCAGTCAGCAGCGAGTACTACATTCGCATAGAGGAGCCCATGCAGTGCAACATGAAGCTAGACAACAGCCCCGGACCCGAAACCATCAACTGCAGGTTATCCACCAGGAATTCATCCATGCCACAATCGTATTGGTCCActgctgaaaacacagaatCGAATGCTTATGATTCTGATTTAAGCCCCGCCGTGCAGCCTAAACGTCTAACCAGCACCAGTCCTATAAGCTTAAGCCAGTCTGATACTTGTCTCTCTCCCAGCTGCAGTGAAACTTTCCACTCTAAACGCATAGTGAACAAAACACGCTGCCAGTCCTGTCTGGACGTACCGTACGactcaaactttgaccaatcagagagtcGATTGGAAAATCCTCGAAGTCTATCACAAGCAGTTAGCAGCCCCAGCTTAGGTTTCTGTGATCCCTACCTTGAACGGAGCTCGGGTTGTTGCTCGATTAACGAAACAAGCGTTGATATGACTCTCAGAAAGACCCTGCCTGTCGTTCCCCGCATTGATGTGGAAACGGGAGACGGGCTGCTGTTGGGTCGTCGGCGAAGCGGAGAGACGGAGGACGACTTATTCTCTGAAGCAGAGGCCACTAACTGGATCTCAAACCACTCCGCCAACAACAACAGCCTGAGCTTCGACAGCCGGCAGAGTGGCAGTGGATACGACAGCTACCTGAACTTTCAATCGAACTCAACAGAACTCTGGTCTCTAACCAAGGCCACCACAAAAACCTTCCACAACTCCAAGCCGTTTGCTCCAACGGAGAACAGAGGGGACTCTTGTAAAGCTGCTGGAATCGGCTCATATATTCACTTGTGCCACAAAGAAGAGGAAGCTACTCGAGTGGAAAGGTGTTTAAATGTAGATCTCTTGCAAAGTGAGAATTCCAGGAGTCCAGAGCAACTGGAGGGGGAATATAAAACACAATCACTGCTTAATCGAGAGAGGATGTACTCTGAGATGAGACCTGAGGAAAGCTTTCTGAAGTCGTTGATGAAACATCCCAGTGATAAAGCGGAGGTTTTGTCAAACAGGAGGGGGAACCTTTGGGAGGTGGTTCCAGCTGGGCTATCTGTGGGTGAATCTGACAGTAGCAGAGCGTTCGGGGTCAGAAACTCCAGCAGCTGCATGGTCGAGCTTGGGGATTGCAGTGAAGACGACCTCGCCGACATTACATCAGGGATCTTTGCCGACTTTAACCTCGACTATGctgagatggaggaggaggaggagctgacgCCGAAGAAGAATCCGGAGAGAAGTCCTGATTCGGTGGACACCATTAACCCTCTGTCATCCATGGGAAGCTCTTACGACCAGACGTTCAGCCCCGATCCGTTTGGCAACCCCATTTTCCCCAAATCTCTGGACAGCGGCTACGACACCGAGAACAACGAATCGCCAGAGTTTATCTTTAAAGAGCTCGGTGGTGAGATGAGCCCCATCCTGGGTGGAGACCCTGCAGTCCTGCAGCAGGTGGGTTCAGGACAATATGTCTGCACATCTATAAGCACCTCACAGATGCATGTGAAAGGCATGGCTGGCAAAAACCCATGCAGGGACTCAgcttatttttctgattatgatGCGGAGTGTGAGAAGAGTCCTCACGAGGAAGGCATTCCAAGAAAGCATTCCAGTCCTGCTGAAAGCTTTTCAGGAGAGCTTCCTGCTGAAAAGCACGTCAGtggcaaaaatgtaacaaatctGAGGGACGTCAAAAGTTGTGTTGTGGTGAATCTCTCAGAGGCTGACTGTCCTTCACCCTACTCTTTTCCCGCCCCTGGGTTGTCCATGCTGTCACCATTTCCTCCACAGATGGGCGGGTGTCTGACCAAAGAGTCTGCGCCTGCAGATGATGATCTGGGCTTGGAGAGCGAGCATTCAGGGGACGAGCCAGCCTCAGAGCTCAGTTCCTGCGTCGGCTCAGACAATTCTTCGTCTGCCCAGAACTCCTCAGCAAATCCCGATGAAGAGAACTGCTCCGCTGACCAGTCATCTGGGTGCACAACAAACGATTGCAAAAAGAATCCCCGTGAAACCGGTGAGGGatccacagaggaggaggagctgtccGATTACAATCATGCCAGCGACGAGGCTGACGACACAAGGGAGTGTGCGAGAATAAACGAGGAGGACTTTGAGGACATAGATGCAGAGGAATGCGACAGCCTGTACGAAGAGACCAACGGCCCCCACGACCTCTCCACGTCCTCGTCCTTATTGGAGCTTTGCGGAGAAGACGTGAGAGCTCCTCTGGAGGTGGGGGAAGATGAAGAAGACAGCGACGACAGCGAGTCTGACGAAGAGCTGAGAACGTACAATATCCAAGATGAAGACAGCGAGGAGAGCGAGGAGGATTTCAGCACAGTGCCGGTGGTGGTAAGTGACTGCAGCCGGGCGAGACACCTCCGCAGCCTCCTGAAGATGCCCACGCTGCTGACGCAATCCTTCTGCGACGAGctggagaggaagaagaaagcCGTGTCCTTTTTTGATGATGTGACCGTGTATCTTTTTGACCAG GAGAGTCCCACTGGAGAGCTGGCTGACTTTTCCCTTTCCTCAGACGCAGAGGAAGGTCAACAGGAATCCTCGGAGTCGGAGCTCGATCCAGAGCTCTGCGAATCTTTCTGTGtttctaaagaaataaattcTGATGACG GTGGGAGTTGTACATGGGAAAATGAAGAGAGCTTTGAGAGCAGTCCATCTTCACCCCCTAGCGACCCTGAGCCCGACCCCGCAGCCTCATCGATCGCCAGCAGCCCCGAGGCTCCTAAACCCGCTGCAGTGACACTTAACCGCTTCATGGGGTCTCGATTCTCCATCACTCACGTGTTCGACCAGCACGCGAGCTCGGCAGCAG GAAACAGTCAGGACGAGATGAAAAACTGA